The Verrucomicrobiota bacterium genome includes a window with the following:
- a CDS encoding twin-arginine translocation signal domain-containing protein: MPLHLTPISRRNFLRRAALAAGALVSVRELAAADAGDGSRWALLSDTHVAADAAAISREANMAANLSSTVRQVLAGDPPAAVFINGDCALKAGFPDDYKTLTALLKPLVEARLPVHMTLGNHDDRGNFSSALAASKDGARAVEGRHVSIVKSAHANWFLLDSLDQVDKTPGKLEKPQREWLARALDEHKDKPALVMVHHDPGLRPDQKSFGLLDTAELYEILVPRRHVKALLFGHTHRWQLDERDGLHLINLPAVSYAFNKAQPTGWVDCRLTATGATLELRAHDARHEAHAQKTQLKWRA, translated from the coding sequence ATGCCGCTGCACCTCACCCCGATTTCACGCCGCAACTTCCTTCGCCGCGCCGCGCTTGCCGCGGGTGCGCTCGTGTCCGTCCGCGAGTTGGCCGCGGCGGATGCAGGCGACGGGTCGCGCTGGGCGCTGCTCTCGGACACGCACGTGGCGGCGGACGCCGCGGCCATTTCGCGCGAGGCGAACATGGCGGCGAATCTAAGCTCCACGGTCAGGCAGGTGCTTGCCGGCGATCCACCCGCGGCCGTGTTCATCAACGGCGACTGCGCGCTCAAGGCCGGATTCCCCGACGACTACAAGACGCTCACCGCTCTCCTGAAGCCGCTGGTCGAGGCGCGGCTGCCCGTGCACATGACGCTCGGCAACCATGACGACCGCGGGAATTTCTCCAGCGCGCTCGCGGCGTCAAAGGACGGCGCGCGCGCCGTGGAAGGCCGCCACGTCTCGATCGTGAAGTCCGCGCACGCAAACTGGTTCCTGCTCGATTCGCTCGACCAAGTTGACAAGACGCCCGGCAAGCTCGAGAAGCCCCAGCGCGAGTGGCTCGCGCGCGCGCTCGATGAGCACAAGGACAAGCCCGCGCTTGTCATGGTCCATCACGACCCCGGCTTGCGACCGGACCAGAAATCCTTCGGCCTGCTCGACACCGCGGAGCTTTACGAAATCCTCGTCCCGCGCCGGCACGTGAAAGCGCTGCTCTTCGGCCACACGCATCGCTGGCAACTCGACGAGCGCGACGGCTTGCACCTCATCAACCTCCCGGCCGTTTCCTACGCGTTCAACAAGGCGCAGCCGACCGGTTGGGTGGACTGCCGCCTCACCGCAACGGGCGCGACGCTCGAGTTGCGCGCGCATGACGCCCGGCACGAGGCGCACGCCCAAAAAACCCAGTTGAAGTGGCGCGCCTGA